The Natrinema sp. DC36 genome includes the window CCTGTCCATGATGGCAGCCGGCGTCCCGGCGGCCACGGCGGGCGGTGACGGCGACCTCGAGAACGGGACCGTACACGCGCTCGAGGACGGGGAGGAGCTCTACCTGGTCTTCGGTGCCGACCTCGGCGATCAATCGCTCGAGGAGTACGTCGACCAGCACGCGAGCGGCTCGGCCGACACCGCGGCCGAGGTCATCCAGTATCAGGACGTCGATCAGGTCAACATCAACGAGCAAGGCTCCGCGGTGTCGATCTCGATCGACGGCGGCGAAGCGACCGCCGTCCAGGAAGCGAACCAGTACAACGACAACGAACAGCGCGGGTCCGCGACCGCCGAGGACCGCCTCCAGAGCGCGGAAACGCAGTTCGAAAACGTCGGTGACGTCAACATCATCATCGGCGACGGTGGCGACCAGCAGTTCGACGGCTGGGGAGTCAAAGACAAGAAGGGTGACGACGAGACGGTCACTCAGGAGGCTCTCGCCGCCGTGACGCAGTCACAGGAGGTCGCACAGGTCAACTACAACAACCAGAGCACCGCGTTCGCGCTGGCGGTTGACGACAGCGACGCGACCGCGCTCCAGCAATCCTACCAGCGCAACGAGAACCTGCAGGAAGGCGTCGCAAACGCGTCGAACGTCTACCTCGGTAACGGTGACTTCGGTCACAAGAAGGACAAGAGCGGCGATCACGGTCCGAGCGCCGACCAGAGCGCCGACGCGTTGCTCACGCAGCAACAGGACGTCGAACAGGCGAACCTGAACGAACAGCGCGGTGCCGTCGCCATCGCCGTCGGCGAGGGCAGCACCGCGACCGCGATCCAGTTCACCGATCAGAGCAACCTCAACACCCAACTCGGCAGCGCCGACGCCTCGAACCTGCTGGCGTCGTCAGTCGGGATGAACGTCGCGACCGCGGGCGACGTCGGCAGCGACGTCCTCTCGACCGAAACCGAGACGAAAAAGCCCGACAAGAAGGGCAGCGACGACGGTGCCGAGCAGACGGCGACCGCCGGCGTGGCCCAGGAGCAGGGCGTCGAACAGCGCAACATCAACCTGCAAAACAGCGCCATGGCCATCGCACAGAACGGCAGCGAGGCCGTCGCCATCCAGATGGCGTACCAGCAGAACTACAACGCGCAGATCGGCTACGCCGACGCGCTCAACGTCTACGCGAGTCCGGGCTACGTCTCCGACGAGGTCGCCCGCACCTCGAGTACGACGGTCACCGTGGACGGTAACTCCGGCTCCGCCAACCCCGGCATGTCGTACGATTACGCCGCCAACGCGACGCAGACGAACGACGTCGATCAAACGGCGAGCGCAGCGATCGAACAGCACCAGTTCGTCACGCAGGAGAACCTGAACGAGCAGCACACCTCCGTCGCACTCGCTGAAGACGGTGGCAGTGCCGGTAGCTCGCAGATCTCCATGCAGGAGAACGAAAACATCCAGCTCACGTCCGTCGCGGCGACGAACACGTGGGTCGAAGCGTAACTGGACTCCGTCACACGGTCGATTTTCGACCGGCGTGACTGCAGTTCCCGTTTCTTTTGCCTTCCCGACAATCGGCCGTAACCACTCTCGCCGACGAACGACTTGACGACCTTGACTGTCGCGTCGGAGAGCCGGCTTCGTGATCGAAGATCGATCGAATAGCCTAGCGAATTCGGGAGTAATATCGTATTACGTCCCGATGTTATCGGGTAATCAGCTGCCGTGGACGCCAAAACCGCATCTTGGCTAGAAATATTACATATATGAATTTATGACTATTTTGCTTAGAAGTGTTTCAGTTAAAAGAAGATTTATGACCACGTGCTTGAATCGGTTCGGGTGTGGTATTCGGAAATACAGTATTACTCACGACACTGTGTCGAGATTGTATTATGAGAAATAATAATATATCATATATATTCGGCCGAGGAGGTCGGAATTACAGATGGAACTGAACCGTTCTGCTACTATCGGCATCACCGCGTTACTGATAACGTCGCTGTTTGGCGGTGCAGCAGTCTCAGCAGCGACGGAAAGTGGCCTAACAGCCGACTTCTCCGTGCGCGATGATACGATTGAAACCGGCGAACGAGTCGGCTTTATGGCCGAACCCGAAACGACGAACACGTGGGTGACCGATCTCGAGTGGTCGTTCGACGATGGGGCGACGAAGCGCGGTTGGTGGCAAACCCACCGATTTAGCGAACCCGGGAACCATACTATCTCGTTAACCGTAACTGACAACACTGGCGCTACGGACACTACTACGGTGACGGTTGTTGTCTCAGGTCCGGGAGACGAGACGAACACAGATAGCGGGACCAACAGCGACACCGATTCGACAGCCGAGACGGACAACGAAACCGCGCTCGAGTCGGAGTACGAGACGTGGGACGAAACCGAAGTCTACCGTCACGGTGACCGGGTCGTCTGGAACGAGCAGATCTGGGAAGCTCAGTGGTGGAGCCAAGGCGACACCCCTGACAACGCCCGCGTCTGGGAACGCGTCTCGGATCCTGGCGCCAACGATACTGAGACCGTCGACGAAACGAGCGATACCGACCGGTCACAGGACGGTACCGAAACCGACGGAACTGACGAATCATCCGACACCAACGACACCGATCAGACCGACGAGACGGATACTCAAACGGACACCAGTGGCGAGCAACCCAATCGTACGGAGACAGGAGAGTCATCCGAAGACATGCGTATCGTCGGATATTACACGAGCTGGTCGGTTTACGACCGCAACTACACGCCGAGTGACGTTCCGCTCGACAAGGTGACCCACATGAACTACGCGTTCATGGATGTCGAAGCCGACGGGACGGTGAGCTACGGCGACGCGAGCGCAGACCCACAGAACCTGGCCGAGTTCCGCGATCTGAAAGCGCAGCATCCGAACACGACGATGCAGTTGTCGATCGGCGGCTGGTCGTTATCGACTCACTTCTCCGACGCCGCAGCGACTCAGGAGAACCGTGAACGGTTTGCCGAAACGTCGGTCGACCTGATGCAGAAGTATGATTTCGACGGCGTCGATATCGACTGGGAGTACCCCGACGGCGGTGGCGCCGCGGACAACAGTGAACGTCCCGACGATCCCGAGAACTACGTACTGCTTCTGGAAGCGGTCCGTCAGGAACTCGATGCGGCAGAGCAAGCAGACGGTCGGGAGTACGAACTGAGTATCGCCGGCGCGACGGACCCGCACAAAACCGCCGCGCTCGACGTGCCGGGAATCGCTGCCCAAGTCGACTACGTGAGTGTCATGAACTACGACTACACTGGAACGTGGGACTCGCAGACGAACCACAACAGTAAGCTCTTCTCCGCATCCGACGATCCGTCGCCGGATCGATTCAACGCCGCTGCCGGTATGCAGGGCTGGGTAGACGAGGGGATGCCGAAAGACAAGCTGGTCTTCGGCGCAGCCTTCTTCGGGTGGGGCTTCGACGGCGTCCCGGACCAGAATAACGGCCTCTATCAGTCGTTCGACGGCGCTGCCGACGTCGGCTGGAGCGAATCCGGGGCTACCGACTATCAGTACGTCTCGGAGCTACTCGAGTCGGACTCTTCGTACGAACAATACTGGGACGACGAGGCGAAAGTTCCGTACGTCTATTCCGCTCGCGACAACGTCTTCATCACCTACGAAAACCCCAAATCGATCGCCAACAAAGTCGAGTACGTCGTAGAAAACGGGTACGGTGGCATGATGTTCTGGGAATTCTACGGTGACCGCGAAGAGGTGCTTATCGACGAGATCAGTAATACCCTCAACGACCGGTAAGTGTAACGAAACACCGAGCGATTACGACGTCGCGCTCGCGGCGACGTCTCCCGTTCGGTACGGCGTCCTCGAAGGCGGGGTACCGATGTGAGTCAGGCGAGGACTGCACCTGGTTGTTCAGTATCGTAGAGGATATCGAGCGCACAGACGTTTCCGTCCTTCCAGGTCGGTGTCCAGTCCTGAACGCAGACGGTCTGTCCGCGTTTCTCGAACGGAGTTTCGTCGAGATAATTCTCGTATCCGACCCCTCCCGTGAGATAGTTGTCACCACCGAGATAGTCGGTCAGACGAGCCAGGTACGCCGACGGATCGCCGGGATGGGTGACCGGAAGCTGGCTGGAACGGACGACCGTCGACTCGATATCCAATCGGGAGAGCAATTCGTTCAGCAGCGGAACGGTGAGATCGACGAGTCTCACGTCGGCCATGAGTTCACCGGGGTCGACGCCGTCGAGGTTCCAGAGGCGAGCCATAGAGACATCGGCGATATCTCTCTCAGCAGGGAGCGACGCGGCGAGTGTAACGAGTGTCCTGTTGCACCGTTCCCGGAGCGATCGACAGGCGGCTTCCGCCTCGACTAATTTCGTCTGGACCGCTTTACTCTCTGCGACCAGGTCGTCGATATCGGCGGTCGGGTCCGCGTGCCTTCTCTTGGTGATGCGGTCCGCGAGACGCGTCTTCCGTTCCCGAAGTTCGGGTAACTGATACTCGCGTCGACGGGCTCGCAACTCGTCGTTCAGCCGCAGGCATTCGTTTACGAGGTCCCGCTCTGCGTATCGAGCGATCTCGTCACGACACCGTCTGAGTGTTTCAATTTCGACGAAGTCAGCACAGAGGCGTTCGTAGAAGGGCCGAAACTCGTCCACTGCCGCTCCGTACTCTCGGCGAAGCGTCTTGACGTGGTCAACGGGCCACGGCTCCGACATATCGATGCGGGCCTCGTCGATTCGAACGTCGCTACTAGTATGGCGAACGGGTATCGTGAGCCAACCCTTGTCGGAAAGATCGATCGGCGTTCTGTGTTGGCGAGACCGCCGGGAGAATTCTACGTCGTCGTAGATAACAAAAATATCCGCCTGTTTTATCCGTGCGAAGTAATGGAGCCGGGGGTAATAGTGCGGCTGATACGCTGTAACCGTTCTACTCATGGGGAGGTTCTTTCGAGACTAACCAGATATATTCTCACACTCGTTTACCCGATAAACGCCGTCCAGATACATCTAATACGGTTTTAGCGGGGAATAAGCGGCTATTTCGAACTACCGTCTCCGCTCCAGCAGTAACTCGAAGGGCTCGGCGGCGTATAATCCAGCTTTCTCCCCCCAGAGGTAGCTGTTGTTCCGAATGCTTCGGGTGCTTCGCGGATGCGGGGAATCCTCGATCTCGTCCTCGTAAACCGAAAGTGCGTCCATCTTTCGGTCCAAATATTCGTCGATATCGACGAACACCGTCGGTTGGAATGCAGTGTCCGCCGTGGGGATCGCCCATTCCGTGGACGACAGCGACTCGAACGAGAGAATGCGGTTAACGTTCGACCCGGCGAGCGGGCGCGCCGCGGTACGCACGGCGCGAGCAGCAATCTGGTGATCGACGTTGAGATCTCCGTAGTGATGTGTGTAGATTACGTCGGGCCGGAACGATTCGAGTTTCGACTCGATGTCCCGAATCACGTCGATGAGCGCCTCGTCATCGAGTTGGTTTCCCCAGTAATCGAGGAGAGTAACACCTTGAAAACCGAGCAAATCTCCGATCGTCCGCGCGCGGCTTCTCCGTTCTTCTTGCCGCTCCCTGGCGGCGCCCGTCTCCATTTCGTACCGGGCCATGACGCCGTCACTGAGTATCAGCACCTCAACCTCGTCGCCGTCGTCGACGTGCTTGATAAGAGTCCCACCGACACCGATCAGTTCGTCGTCCGGATGTGCGGCCACACAGAGCACACGCATCTTTCATGGAGAGAGACCGATCGCAATGAACCATGTGATGGTTTCGACCCATAGCGACGGAATTACTCGCACCTCTGGTGGAAACGATCGCAGTCGTGCTCGGAAACATGGTATTCCTTGACATCCGATAACGGATAGGAGTCCGTTCCCTCAGCTCAATTCCTCAGGTCGAACTCGCGTAGAACGGGGGAACATGAATGGCTCGTCACGCGTGCGACTCGAGAAGCGACGTTCGACCGTCTCCCGCAGTCGGAACAGCACGGCGTAACGGAGAACGCCTCGCTCTTTAAGGCGAGGATGATTCCGACTCGAATTGGATCCTGACAGTTTCGCTCGCTGTCGGATCATCGAGCGTCACGGACGTCGTTTTTCTGTCGCCGTTGGCAGTCGCCGTTATCTCGTAGTCACCCAGGAATCCGCTGGTACTGAACCGCCCATCGGACCCCGTTCGTCCCGATTCCTGCGTCCACCACTGATCGAATACCAACCCAGTATACACGTCGTAGGCCGGCTTTCGCGACCAATCCTCTCGAAACAGTGGGGCATTATTCTGCCAGTGGATCGCGTCCCAGAACCCCCACATCGTAAAGCCGTCAACGACTGGATGACTGAACACCGTCTTCAGGAACTCGTAGAGGTATTCCGCCTCGCGATCTTCCGTCCACTCCGTCCCCCACGCGTCGTATTCGGTTATTTGAATCGACGGAACGAGCTCGGCGAATCGGTCGAGGGTCGAGAGCAATTCCGAGGGCGATCGTCGCTGCTCTTCCCTCCAGTGATGACCCTGCATACCGATCCCCTCGAGCGGCGCATTGTTTTCCCGTGCGTAGGTGACGATCGCTTCGAGAGCGTCCCGTTGTTCGTCGTTGTCTCCGACGAGAATTTCGTATTCGTTGACGTAGAGACGGGCATCGGGATCGGCATCCGCCGCGATTCGATACCAGTCGACGATCTTCGGAGCGCGGGTGGACGGCGCGTCCGGATCGATGAGGTCGGTCATCTCGTGGAATTCCACGGGCTCGTTCAACACGTCCCACTCGGTGACGTTCTCGGCTCCGCTATGGGTACCGACGATGTCCGAGACGTGCTCGTCGCTACGCGATTCGATGTATGCGCCGTCGCCCGAGTTCATCGCCTGAAGGACGTCGTCCGGGATCGCACCCTGGTTTCGCCGTTGCCAGATACAGGTGTGCCCCCGTAATTCGAGTCCCCGATCGAGAAGCCACCAGGTCGCGGTTTCCGCGGACTTCCGATGGGACGGTATTTCCCAGAAATTCCACTTGTGACGGTTCTCCAGAACGGCCTTATTGAACAGGTCCGTGATCGCCGTTCGATACTCGTCACCGGGATCGGTTTCCTCGACCAGATGCGCTGCGTTGACTGCGGTTCCGAACCCGAAAGCGTGGCGTTGCATCTCGACCGCCACGCGTGCGTCCGCGATCGGATCCCCCCGTTCGTCGGCGACGACGACCTCGAGCGGCGCGGTTCGATGTCGTCGGATCCGCTTGTCTGCCGCTGTTTCCCAGGACGAGTCGGCACTCGCGTCACCCGCTTCCCCATTGGGACCTCCTGCTACCGTTCCGTTATCGCCGCGGTGTTCGTTTCCCCGCTGGCGAATCGCACAGCCGGCGGTGACCGTCAGTCCGCCGAGACCCAGTCCCTCGAGAATAGCGCGTCTGGAAACCCGGTCGGGGGCGCCGTCGGTTTCACCGCTGGTCCCGAGCACGTCTCGATCGGTATCGTCACCGTCCGTCACTACCCATCGCCTCCGGTCACGGGAATTCACCCGCTTTGAGCGCTGATAGCCACTCGCCCGTCGTTACCACGGTGACGTTCTCGGCATCGTGTACGTACCGTACCGTCTCCTCGAAGTCGGACTGAGAGATCCCCTCCGACGAACCGACGGTATGATACATGATCGGTATCACGCAACTGTACCGCTGTGCACGATCGATCATCGTCCGCACGAAGTCGACGGCCTCGCCGTTGACCCGACCGCAGAGTAACGGTGACGTGATCCCCGCGCCGTACCCCGCCGTCGGCACTTTGAATCCGAGATCGTGGTACTTCGAGACGACTCCGACGTTCTCGTCGTTAATCTCGCCAAACGGGTATATAATGTACTCGCTCCCTTCGTATCCGCGCTCGGACAGCCACGTTTTGTACCTCCGAAGCGTCGACTCGAGCTTCGAGGGACTCATCTCGGCGAACGTCTGCGAACCGTGTGGGTGACTACACAGTTCCCAGCCGTTGTCCGCGAGAATATCGATCTGTGACTGGTTCATGTGTCCGTCCGCCCCGATCTCGGGGAGAATAACGCCGCCCGTGGCACGGTAGCCGTACTCCGTGAGAATCGGAAACGCGTTCGTGTACGCCCCTTCGTAGATATCGTCGAAATGAAAGAGGACGTAGCTCTCGGGTGCGGCCTCGGTCGTACGGAAATCGTCGATGTAAACCGTCGCCTCGGTGTTTCCCGTC containing:
- a CDS encoding WbqC family protein encodes the protein MSRTVTAYQPHYYPRLHYFARIKQADIFVIYDDVEFSRRSRQHRTPIDLSDKGWLTIPVRHTSSDVRIDEARIDMSEPWPVDHVKTLRREYGAAVDEFRPFYERLCADFVEIETLRRCRDEIARYAERDLVNECLRLNDELRARRREYQLPELRERKTRLADRITKRRHADPTADIDDLVAESKAVQTKLVEAEAACRSLRERCNRTLVTLAASLPAERDIADVSMARLWNLDGVDPGELMADVRLVDLTVPLLNELLSRLDIESTVVRSSQLPVTHPGDPSAYLARLTDYLGGDNYLTGGVGYENYLDETPFEKRGQTVCVQDWTPTWKDGNVCALDILYDTEQPGAVLA
- a CDS encoding glycosyl hydrolase family 18 protein, which codes for MELNRSATIGITALLITSLFGGAAVSAATESGLTADFSVRDDTIETGERVGFMAEPETTNTWVTDLEWSFDDGATKRGWWQTHRFSEPGNHTISLTVTDNTGATDTTTVTVVVSGPGDETNTDSGTNSDTDSTAETDNETALESEYETWDETEVYRHGDRVVWNEQIWEAQWWSQGDTPDNARVWERVSDPGANDTETVDETSDTDRSQDGTETDGTDESSDTNDTDQTDETDTQTDTSGEQPNRTETGESSEDMRIVGYYTSWSVYDRNYTPSDVPLDKVTHMNYAFMDVEADGTVSYGDASADPQNLAEFRDLKAQHPNTTMQLSIGGWSLSTHFSDAAATQENRERFAETSVDLMQKYDFDGVDIDWEYPDGGGAADNSERPDDPENYVLLLEAVRQELDAAEQADGREYELSIAGATDPHKTAALDVPGIAAQVDYVSVMNYDYTGTWDSQTNHNSKLFSASDDPSPDRFNAAAGMQGWVDEGMPKDKLVFGAAFFGWGFDGVPDQNNGLYQSFDGAADVGWSESGATDYQYVSELLESDSSYEQYWDDEAKVPYVYSARDNVFITYENPKSIANKVEYVVENGYGGMMFWEFYGDREEVLIDEISNTLNDR
- a CDS encoding polysaccharide deacetylase family protein gives rise to the protein MNESRRRYLRLAASASVSAVAGCLNWQSDNSTDYPNESNNGSESGFTFDPESYDISSPFVAERLHAGTPIDGLNDPETWAEWGGTVRTTDAESVRGTRSLVLETRHEQREGIARRTLDRPVDFEGRTFSLAVKWDTWAGISENLPVSLTLWDGTGDWFRVTQDVENKTLRDWHRYDLGINAISGDPDLSAIETIDVMVWTGNTEATVYIDDFRTTEAAPESYVLFHFDDIYEGAYTNAFPILTEYGYRATGGVILPEIGADGHMNQSQIDILADNGWELCSHPHGSQTFAEMSPSKLESTLRRYKTWLSERGYEGSEYIIYPFGEINDENVGVVSKYHDLGFKVPTAGYGAGITSPLLCGRVNGEAVDFVRTMIDRAQRYSCVIPIMYHTVGSSEGISQSDFEETVRYVHDAENVTVVTTGEWLSALKAGEFP
- a CDS encoding endo-1,4-beta-xylanase; its protein translation is MTDGDDTDRDVLGTSGETDGAPDRVSRRAILEGLGLGGLTVTAGCAIRQRGNEHRGDNGTVAGGPNGEAGDASADSSWETAADKRIRRHRTAPLEVVVADERGDPIADARVAVEMQRHAFGFGTAVNAAHLVEETDPGDEYRTAITDLFNKAVLENRHKWNFWEIPSHRKSAETATWWLLDRGLELRGHTCIWQRRNQGAIPDDVLQAMNSGDGAYIESRSDEHVSDIVGTHSGAENVTEWDVLNEPVEFHEMTDLIDPDAPSTRAPKIVDWYRIAADADPDARLYVNEYEILVGDNDEQRDALEAIVTYARENNAPLEGIGMQGHHWREEQRRSPSELLSTLDRFAELVPSIQITEYDAWGTEWTEDREAEYLYEFLKTVFSHPVVDGFTMWGFWDAIHWQNNAPLFREDWSRKPAYDVYTGLVFDQWWTQESGRTGSDGRFSTSGFLGDYEITATANGDRKTTSVTLDDPTASETVRIQFESESSSP
- a CDS encoding PIG-L family deacetylase — its product is MRVLCVAAHPDDELIGVGGTLIKHVDDGDEVEVLILSDGVMARYEMETGAARERQEERRSRARTIGDLLGFQGVTLLDYWGNQLDDEALIDVIRDIESKLESFRPDVIYTHHYGDLNVDHQIAARAVRTAARPLAGSNVNRILSFESLSSTEWAIPTADTAFQPTVFVDIDEYLDRKMDALSVYEDEIEDSPHPRSTRSIRNNSYLWGEKAGLYAAEPFELLLERRR